The Candidatus Methylomirabilota bacterium genome contains a region encoding:
- a CDS encoding DUF3810 family protein has product MTTLRDPAEIRVSNRATRWPVSPIDVVMAGPLVARLLFGATPIGRAVQAVSLGLYLASAARDWRDRRGIRKIDFAREFGAGVRDLTSMPREARELETVTLVGRLNDEFTAARQPRRELATVVDRHLTDYVAGITGQRVHTSTEVRGFALVGVVFPFALGACDMLSGDVAIFRDTGFLEPHVIAHEFSHRKAYWKELEAQTLAYLSLTASGDPALIQAARLERLHRNLLVLADHDPARFRRLLAAVPLRAELSRSLLALSAQPSGMARRVEQGLRGVYDRRMRLTGQNGISDYSVGFTNLLFTFETSATARQRPPAAGAVHRKP; this is encoded by the coding sequence ATGACGACGCTCCGCGACCCCGCGGAGATCCGGGTCTCCAACCGGGCGACCCGCTGGCCGGTCTCGCCCATCGACGTGGTGATGGCGGGGCCGCTGGTGGCGCGCCTGCTGTTCGGGGCGACCCCGATCGGACGGGCGGTGCAGGCGGTCTCCCTCGGGCTCTACCTGGCGAGCGCGGCGCGCGACTGGCGCGACCGTCGCGGGATCCGCAAGATCGACTTCGCGCGCGAGTTCGGCGCCGGCGTGCGCGACCTGACCTCGATGCCCCGCGAGGCCCGCGAGCTGGAGACGGTCACGCTGGTCGGCCGGCTCAACGACGAGTTCACTGCGGCCCGTCAGCCGCGCCGCGAGCTGGCGACGGTGGTGGACCGGCACCTCACCGACTACGTCGCGGGCATCACCGGCCAGCGGGTGCACACCAGCACCGAGGTCCGCGGGTTCGCCCTGGTCGGCGTGGTGTTCCCGTTCGCGCTGGGTGCCTGCGACATGCTGAGCGGCGACGTGGCGATCTTCCGCGATACCGGCTTCCTGGAGCCGCACGTGATCGCCCACGAGTTCAGCCATCGCAAGGCCTACTGGAAGGAGCTGGAGGCCCAGACGCTGGCCTACCTCTCCCTCACCGCGTCCGGCGATCCGGCCCTGATCCAGGCCGCGCGGCTCGAGCGGCTGCATCGCAATCTACTCGTGCTCGCCGATCACGACCCGGCAAGATTCCGGCGGCTGCTCGCCGCGGTGCCCCTCCGCGCCGAGCTGAGCCGATCGCTCCTGGCCCTGAGCGCGCAGCCGAGTGGCATGGCGCGCCGGGTCGAGCAGGGCCTGCGGGGCGTCTACGACCGGCGCATGCGGCTCACCGGGCAGAACGGCATCTCGGACTACAGCGTGGGCTTCACGAACCTGCTCTTCACGTTCGAGACCAGCGCGACC
- a CDS encoding acyl-CoA dehydratase activase-related protein, which translates to MPRWFGRTRSGAPPSPPPSRAELRVGIPRVLNLWSTHQFWVGFFGALGVDGRRLVFSSDTSEEQGRQFGKGRGTVDCCYPVKCIAGHYGELVFGQREKLDVLFSPMIYNLPSFLSGHVARTLTCPRVMAAPENVKAGFMKERDVFAEQGIRYAAPFVSLDEPALVPKQLWEGLREAIPGLTATETAGAVAAGYRALAEFGARLRGKSREVLEWCARENRACLMVLARPYHMDPGIGHEIEVDLQAYGYPVLWAQYFPVDSDLMQWAFGADLRAGHIKSPFDIRDVWPSSYSSNTNEILWGAKVAARIPWIACVVRLASYECGMDQPTYTPVQQIVERSGTLFFSFQDLDSTKPAGSVKIRVETITHYLARYAGEIIEKKMAAMDPGCPLR; encoded by the coding sequence TTGCCGAGATGGTTCGGAAGGACGCGTTCCGGCGCCCCGCCGTCGCCCCCGCCGTCCCGGGCTGAGCTCCGCGTCGGGATTCCCCGCGTCCTGAACCTCTGGTCCACCCACCAGTTCTGGGTGGGCTTCTTCGGCGCGCTCGGCGTGGACGGCCGCCGCCTGGTCTTCTCCTCCGACACCTCGGAGGAGCAGGGGCGTCAGTTCGGCAAGGGCCGCGGCACGGTGGACTGCTGCTACCCGGTCAAGTGCATCGCCGGCCACTACGGCGAGCTGGTGTTCGGACAGCGCGAGAAGCTCGACGTCCTCTTCTCGCCGATGATCTACAACCTCCCCTCGTTCCTGTCCGGCCACGTGGCGCGCACGCTGACCTGCCCGCGCGTCATGGCCGCGCCCGAGAACGTCAAGGCCGGCTTCATGAAGGAGCGCGACGTCTTCGCGGAGCAGGGCATCCGCTACGCGGCGCCCTTCGTCTCGCTCGACGAGCCGGCGCTGGTGCCCAAGCAGCTGTGGGAAGGGCTGCGCGAGGCGATCCCCGGGCTCACCGCGACGGAGACCGCGGGGGCGGTGGCGGCCGGCTACCGGGCGCTCGCCGAGTTCGGCGCGCGCCTGCGCGGCAAGAGCCGCGAGGTGCTCGAGTGGTGCGCGAGGGAGAACCGCGCGTGCTTGATGGTCCTGGCTCGCCCGTATCACATGGATCCGGGCATCGGGCACGAGATCGAGGTGGACCTGCAGGCCTACGGCTATCCGGTGCTCTGGGCGCAATACTTCCCCGTCGACTCAGACCTGATGCAGTGGGCGTTCGGCGCCGACCTCCGGGCCGGCCACATCAAGTCACCGTTCGACATCCGTGACGTCTGGCCGTCGTCGTACAGCAGCAACACCAACGAGATCCTGTGGGGCGCCAAGGTGGCGGCGCGCATCCCCTGGATCGCGTGCGTGGTGCGCCTGGCCAGCTACGAGTGCGGCATGGATCAGCCGACCTACACCCCCGTGCAGCAGATCGTGGAGCGGTCCGGCACGCTGTTCTTCTCGTTCCAGGACCTGGATTCCACCAAGCCCGCGGGCTCGGTGAAGATCCGGGTCGAGACCATCACCCACTATCTGGCGCGGTACGCGGGTGAGATCATCGAGAAGAAGATGGCCGCGATGGATCCAGGCTGCCCGCTCCGATGA